The Syngnathus typhle isolate RoL2023-S1 ecotype Sweden linkage group LG11, RoL_Styp_1.0, whole genome shotgun sequence genome contains a region encoding:
- the tsfm gene encoding elongation factor Ts, mitochondrial, with product MSLSFLFRSLSKDVAKVSSHTLHSACHPLLAADKSLLVKLRKSTGYTFINCKKALETFDNDIAQAEAWLHEQAQKEGWSKANKLEGRKAKEGLIGVFVRDQVAVMVEVNCETDFVARNEKFQQLVKDVTFSTLAHHQNKSQSHTGYMKSLLVSEELSKLNVSDGATLADQVALSIGRLGENMSVRRAVTVSVPTEWNIGSYVHGGVAGQTEVAMGRYGALVVFQGGQEEEQQSLGRKLGQHIVGEAPSSLGNMDDLPCGESETRLLPQTFLGDPSRTVAQFLKGQQARVLDFVRFHCGESAGEETK from the exons GTCAGCAGTCACACTTTGCACTCAGCATGCCATCCTCTTCTGGCGGCTGACAAGAGCCTCCTGGTCAAATTGAGAAAAAGCACTGGGTACACCTTTATAAACTGCAAGAAAGCGCTGGAGACGTTTGACAATGACATAGCACAG GCGGAGGCTTGGCTGCACGAACAGGCGCAGAAGGAAGGCTGGAGCAAAGCAAACAAGCTGGAGGGTCGCAAAGCCAAGGAGGGCCTCATTGGTGTCTTTGTGAGAGATCAAGTTGCCGTCATGGTGGAG GTCAACTGCGAGACAGACTTTGTTGCCCGCAATGAGAAGTTCCAGCAGCTGGTGAAAGATGTCACCTTCTCCACCTTAGCTCACCACCAAAATAAAAGCCAAAGTCACACAGGATACATGAAG AGTCTCCTGGTGTCCGAGGAACTGAGCAAACTGAACGTGTCGGATGGAGCCACCCTTGCTGATCAGGTGGCTTTAAGCATAG GTCGCCTGGGTGAGAACATGTCAGTGAGGCGGGCAGTGACCGTAAGCGTCCCCACTGAATGGAACATTGGCTCATACGTTCATGGCGGAGTGGCGGGCCAGACCGAGGTGGCCATGGGACGCTACGGCGCACTGGTTGTGTTCCAGGGCGGACAAGAAGAAGAACAGCAAAGTTTGGGTCGCAAACTGGGACAGCACATTGTGGGAGAGGCGCCCTCGTCCCTTGGGAACATGGATGACCTGCCGTGCGGTGAAAGCGAGACGCGCCTCCTGCCTCAGACCTTCCTGGGAGACCCCAGCAGGACTGTGGCCCAGTTTCTCAAAGGTCAGCAGGCCCGAGTGCTGGACTTTGTCAGGTTTCACTGTGGGGAGAGCGCTGGTGAGGAAACAAAGTGA
- the smarcc2 gene encoding SWI/SNF complex subunit SMARCC2, with product MAVRKKDGGPNVKYFEASDTVSQFDNVRVWLGKNYKKYIQAEPPTNKSLSSLVVQLLQFQEEVFGRHVSNPPLTKLTMRSFLDFKAGGALCHILAAAYKFKSDQGWRRFDFQNPSRMDRNVEMFMTIEKSLVQNNCLSRPVIYLSSEIEPKLLGKLKDIIKRHQGSVTEDKSASSHIVVPIPGSLEEEEWVRPVMKRDKQVLLHWGYFPDSYDTWIPANEVEASVEDAPSSEKPRKVHAKWILDLDQYNEWMNEEDYEVGEGHPKRKRISAKTLTDEVTTADERRDKKPAGAKKRKRSPSPSPTPPPQESKKKNTKKGPTTPYTKSKRGQREEEQEDLSKDLDDASPVPSSEDGNAAKTNSTKKDSDSTPVKGGADMDEQEDESMEVTGKEEEEGSSSVKGEPIKGADLHEDNVTEQTHHIIIPSYAAWFDYNSVHAIERRALPEFFNGKNKSKTPEIYLAYRNFMIDTYRLNPQEYLTSTACRRNLAGDVCAIMRVHAFLEQWGLINYQVDSESRPTPMGPPPTSHFHVLADTPSSLVPLQPKTSQTPAPQQIMSFPDKVKDKPADLQNFGLRTDMYSKKMGSAKSKSAASSMRDWTEQETLLLLEGLEIYKDDWNKVSEHVGSRTQDECILHFLRLPIEDPYLEESYSSLGPLAYQPVPFSQAGNPVMSTVAFLASVVDPRVASAAAKSALEEFSRMKEEVPAALVEAHVRRVEEAARVSGRQDPLYGLEGSGIAGTVLEEGERPDESNDDSKSDSQSNEEKKDTKDNKDAANEEDEKVAENGKKEEERGREVEGEREVDKAESEMGDSEKEKDRKEVEEGQRESESEVEKKAKVERDVGEGNLATAAASALAAAAVKAKHLAAVEERKIKSLVALLVETQMKKLEIKLRHFEELETIMDREREALEYQRQQLLADRQSFHMEQLKYAEMRARQQHFQQIQHQQHSQAGGPHPPQTASVSQSSAQQSASAPQPAPSPAPSAPPPASESHPPPGAHVSPPCPPGQPVTGHSGSAPPHHESNTPQPAETLHPSALVPPPQ from the exons ATGGCGGTACGGAAGAAAGACGGCGGCCCGAATGTCAAATATTTCGAAGCGTCCGATACAGTCTCTCAGTTTGATAATGTGCGCGTCTGGCTGGGAAAGAATTACAAAAAG TACATCCAAGCAGAGCCCCCAACCAACAAGTCTCTGTCTAGTCTTGTGGTCCAGCTTCTCCAATTTCAAGAGGAAGTGTTTGGGCGACATGTCAGCAACCCCCCACTCACCAAGCTGACT ATGAGATCTTTTCTGGACTTCAAGGCCGGAGGCGCTCTTTGCCATATCCTTGCAGCTGCCTACAAGTTCAAAAGTGACCAAGGAtg GCGCAGGTTTGACTTTCAGAATCCGTCTAGGATGGACCGAAACGTGGAGATGTTCATGACCATTGAGAAATCCTTAGTGCAG AATAACTGCTTGAGTCGACCGGTCATATACTTGAGCTCTGAAATAGAGCCGAAACTTCTGGGCAAGCTGAAAGATATCATCAAGAGACATCAG GGCTCAGTGACTGAAGACAAAAGCGCCAGCTCACACATTGTTGTTCCAATTCCCGGCAGCTTGGAAGAAG aggAGTGGGTGCGCCCTGTGATGAAGAGGGACAAGCAAGTTCTCCTTCACTGGGGATATTTTCCTGACAG TTATGACACCTGGATTCCAGCCAATGAGGTTGAGGCCTCTGTGGAAGATGCCCCCAGCTCAGAGAAGCCAAGGAAG GTCCACGCAAAGTGGATTTTAGACCTGGACCAGTATAACGAGTGGATGAATGAGGAGGACTATGAAGTGGGAGAAGGCCACCCCAAGAGGAAGAGGATATCAGCCAAGACTCTTACGGACGAGGTGACCACTGCGGATGAGCGGAGGGACAAGAAGCCCGCCGGTGCCAAGAAGAGGAAGCGCTCGCCGTCCCCGTCTCCCACACCGCCACCGCAGGAGAGCAAGAAGAAGAACACTAAAAAAGG GCCGACGACCCCGTACACTAAATCCAAACGGGGCCAAAGGGAAGAGGAACAAGAAGATCTCAGTAAAGATTTGGATGACGCATCACCAGTTCCATCATCTGAAGACGGAAATGCAGCCAAAACAA ATAGCACCAAGAAGGATTCGGATTCAACACCAGTCAAGGGAGGAGCAGATATGG ACGAGCAGGAGGATGAGTCCATGGAAGTAACAGGAAAG gaggaggaagagggctcCTCAAGTGTTAAGGGGGAACCAATCAAAGGCGCGGACCTTCACGAAGACAATGTGACGGAGCAGACGCATCACATCATCATACCAAGCTACGCTGCCTGGTTTGATTACAACAG TGTTCACGCTATTGAGCGCAGAGCCCTTCCAGAGTTCTTCAATGGGAAGAATAAATCGAAAACCCCAGAGAT CTACCTGGCATACAGGAACTTCATGATTGACACTTACCGACTAAACCCTCAGGAGTACCTCACCTCTACCGCCTGCCGCAGGAACCTGGCTGGAGATGTCTGTGCAATCATGAG AGTCCACGCCTTCCTGGAGCAGTGGGGCCTAATCAACTACCAGGTGGACTCAGAGAGCCGGCCCACCCCCATGGGCCCCCCACCCACTTCCCACTTCCACGTCCTTGCGGACACGCCGTCCAGTCTGGTACCCTTACAGCCCAAGACGTCACAG ACTCCCGCGCCCCAGCAGATAATGTCCTTCCCGGATAAAGTGAAAGATAAACCAGCCGACCTGCAGAACTTTGGGCTTCGGACTGACATGTACAGTAAGAAGATGGGCTCCGCCAAG AGCAAGAGTGCAGCAAGTTCTATGAGGGATTGGACAGAGCAGGAAACACTATTACTACTTGAG GGATTGGAGATCTACAAGGACGACTGGAACAAAGTGTCGGAGCATGTCGGCAGCCGCACGCAGGACGAGTGCATCCTTCACTTCCTTCGCCTGCCCATCGAAGACCCCTATCTGGAGGAAAGCTACTCGTCCCTGGGACCGCTGGCCTATCAGCCGGTGCCTTTCAGCCAAGCAGGAAACCCCGTAATGAGCACAGTGGCGTTCCTCGCCTCGGTAGTGGACCCTCGCGTGGCCTCGGCAGCGGCTAAATCTGCTCTGG AGGAGTTCTCTCGTATGAAGGAGGAAGTTCCCGCGGCCCTGGTTGAGGCTCACGTGCGGCGGGTGGAGGAGGCGGCGAGGGTCAGTGGACGACAGGACCCTCTTTACGGCCTCGAGGGTAGCGGCATTGCCGGCACTGTCTTGGAGGAAGGCGAGAGACCGG ATGAGAGCAATGACGACAGCAAGAGTGACAGCCAGTCAAATGAGGAGAAGAAGGATACCAAG GACAACAAAGATGCAGCGAATGAGGAAGATGAGAAAGTAGCAGAGAATgggaaaaaagaagaggagAGAGGAAGAGAAGTTGAAGGCGAGAGGGAGGTGGACAAAGCTGAGTCGGAGATGG gtGACAGCGAGAAGGAGAAGGATAGAAAAGAAGTTGAGGAAGGCCAAAGAGAATCTGAAAGTGAAGTCGAAAAGAAGGCAAAGGTGGAGCGGGACGTGGGCGAGGGCAATCTGGCCACTGCCGCTGCGTCCGCGCTGGCGGCAGCAGCCGTCAAAGCGAAG CACTTGGCTGCTGTGGAGGAGAGGAAGATCAAATCTCTGGTGGCACTGCTGGTGGAAACCCAAATGAAGAAACTGGAGATTAAACTGCGGCACTTTGAGGAACTGGAAACCATCATGGATCGGGAGAGGGAGGCT CTGGAGTACCAGCGACAGCAGCTCCTGGCCGACCGTCAGTCCTTCCACATGGAGCAGCTCAAGTACGCCGAGATGAGAGCTCGCCAGCAGCACTTCCAGCAGATCCAGCATCAGCAGCACAGCCAAGCCGGGGGTCCTCATCCTCCCCAGACCGCTTCGGTCTCCCAAAGCTCGGCTCAGCAATCCGCCAGCGCGCCGCAGCCGGCCCCCAGCCCCGCGCCgtcggcgccgccgccggcctcGGAGTCCCATCCGCCTCCGGGCGCCCACGTGTCGCCCCCGTGCCCCCCCGGCCAGCCTGTGACTGGCCACTCCGGCAGCGCGCCTCCACACCACG AATCCAACACTCCTCAACCCGCCGAAACACTTCACCCCTCTGCTCTGGTTCCACCCCCACAGTAA
- the c1ql4b gene encoding complement C1q-like protein 4 produces MVLVLLVAIPLLVHTTKGGASGGGGTHYEMLGSCKMVCDTFTPPQGELTGSSPQPPDLANRRGKQGFRGNPGLPGPPGPKGPPGEPGKPGPPGPPGPGPGGYGPSLYIPKIAFYAGLRKQHEGSEVLKFDDVVTNVGNYYEPSTGKFTCPLPGIYYFTYHVLMRGGDGTSMWADLKKNGQVRASAIAQDADQNYDYASNSVILHLDVGDEVCVQLDGGKVHGGNTNKYSTFSGFLIYPD; encoded by the exons ATGGTCCTGGTCCTACTGGTGGCCATCCCCTTACTGGTCCACACCACCAAAGGGGGCGCATCCGGAGGAGGGGGCACGCATTACGAGATGTTGGGAAGCTGCAAGATGGTGTGCGACACTTTCACCCCCCCTCAAGGAGAGCTGACTGGCTCCTCCCCTCAGCCCCCAGACTTGGCAAACCGTAGGGGCAAACAGGGTTTTAGAGGAAACCCAGGACTTCCTGGTCCCCCGGGTCCTAAAGGCCCACCTGGAGAGCCCGGGAAGCCCGGTCCACCTGGGCCGCCTGGGCCCGGGCCTGGTGGCTATGGCCCTTCCTTGTACATCCCCAAGATCGCATTCTACGCTGGCCTGCGGAAACAACACGAAGGAAGCGAGGTGCTGAAGTTTGACGACGTGGTGACCAATGTGGGGAACTACTACGAGCCCAGTACGGGCAAGTTCACCTGCCCTCTGCCCGGCATCTACTACTTCACCTACCACGTCCTGATGCGAGGAGGGGATGGAACAAGCATGTGGGCTGACCTCAAGAAGAACGGGCAG gtgAGGGCCAGCGCCATCGCCCAAGATGCAGACCAGAATTACGACTACGCCTCCAACAGTGTCATCCTGCACTTAGACGTAGGCGACGAAGTGTGCGTTCAGCTGGACGGCGGCAAAGTTCACGGCGGCAACACCAACAAATACAGCACCTTCTCCGGCTTCCTCATCTACCCTGACTGA